The Acidobacteriota bacterium genome includes the window CGCTCGAGCGTCTCGAACGAGACCTGCTGCTCGGTGGCGAGCAGGTCTTCGGCCTGGCCGCCGATGAGGCCGTCCGAACCGACCGCGTCGGCGAGCAGCCGCGCCAGGCTGCGGCCGGTTTCGCCCGGATACGCCGCCGCGAGGGTGCCGTACGCGAGGTTGAGGAGCGCGAAGGCGGCGAGGATCGCGATCGCCTCGCCGTACACCAGATGGTTGCTCTTCCTGCCACGCCGCAGCGGCGCGTTGTCCATCGCCGGGAGGTCATCGAGGATGAGCGACGCGGCGTGCACCAGTTCGACCGCCGCCGCCACCGGCACCGCGCCATCCGCCGTGCCGCAGAGTTCCGCGGCGAGCAGCGCGAGCACCGCGCGCACGCGCTTGGACTCGGCCAGCGCCGTATAGCGCATCGCCTCCCGCACGACCGCCGGCCCGTGGCCGGCCGAGGCGAGGATCGTCTCAATCTCACGCGAGACGCGCGACTGGTGCTCCGCGAAAAACGGGGGAAGAGCGGTGCTCACGACCCGGGACCGAAGACCAGCATGTACTGATAACGAAGGAACGTTTCGCGGCGCAGCAGCACGAGGCCGGCCCGGGCAGTCGCGTCGAGCACGTGTCGTTCGTCGACGCGCTCCTCCAGCGCGGGACCGGGGCCGAGCCCGTCGGCCTTGAACTCGATGATGCCGACGCGCCCGCGCGGCTTGAGCGACC containing:
- a CDS encoding polyprenyl synthetase family protein codes for the protein MSTALPPFFAEHQSRVSREIETILASAGHGPAVVREAMRYTALAESKRVRAVLALLAAELCGTADGAVPVAAAVELVHAASLILDDLPAMDNAPLRRGRKSNHLVYGEAIAILAAFALLNLAYGTLAAAYPGETGRSLARLLADAVGSDGLIGGQAEDLLATEQQVSFETLERIHRRKTGALFSAAATAGALTAGGAPEQVAAIAAYAKNLGLAFQIVDDLLDVEGDPAETGKALRLDAKKTTFVSFSGPEGARQLAAELCATADAAVEKFGKRADRLRQLSAFVAGRRM